The following DNA comes from Mycobacterium sp. MS1601.
CGGGACGGTGGTTGCCGTCGCCTCGGCGGGCAGGCTCTCAGTCGGGACCGGCGCAGGCTCGGTGGTCTCGGTGGAGCTGGTCTCCGTCGGCGAGGTGGCGGTCTCCGTCGGCGACGTCGTGGTGGTCGCGGTGCCGGGCAGGGACTCGGCCGGGTTCAGCACAGTGTCGATCATGTAGATCTTGGCGCTCTGTGCGGTGATGCCGCCGCACACCACCTTGGCCACGTCGTCGACCTTGATATCGCCGCCGCTGCCGGTGACGGTGAGCTGCGAGCCCTGCTGCGAGGTGAGCTTGCCCTTGATGATGTCGGGCCCCAGGTAGCCCAGCGCCATGTGGTAGTACAGCACGCTGGTCAGCTCTTCGGGATTGGACTTCAGCAGCTCCAGTTCACCGGGCTCCATCTTCGCGAAGGCCTCGTTGGTGGGAGCGAAGACGTTGTACGGTCCGTTGTCCAACACGCCCGCCAGGTTCACCGCAGGGTTCACCTGACCGGAGATGGCCTGGCTGAAGGTGCTCAGCTCGGGGATCGAGGCGATGGCCGCGGACGCAGTGAGCGCCGACGTACCGGCGAACGACCCGCTGGGCAGGGTTTCCTTGTAGGTGCCGCACTCCGGCCCCTGCGGTTCAGGGGCGTTGGTGCTCAGTGCGCCGAACGGCGGCGGCGTCGGCTTCGGGGTGGGTGTCGGCTCGGCGAACGCATTCACCGCGGTCGGGATGGACAGGGCTATGGCAGTCACCGCCGCGGCAAGGCCCAGGGATTTGGTGCGAGTCGTCACGTTGATGGGGCTCCTCTCGCCTCTTTTCGTCATCAGCCATACGTCGTTGTATCTCAGTCGGCCGTTACGCACAGAAGCTGTGTCTTATCCGGTCGGCGAGACGCGACGCGATCCGCATCAAGCCTGGTCAAATCGTAATCTCACGGTGACAGTCGCTCAAAAGCACCAGGTCAGTCGTGGTGTGGTTCAGTAACATGCGTGAGCGCGCACCCCAACTCTGCCGTCGATGAGCTTCGGGAACTGGCGCAGTTGCTGACACAGGTCGACGCAGCAAGCGCTGCCGCGGCCTGGTCGGACGAAGGCGCCCTGCAGCGGCTGGCGGCGGTCGCGGCCACCGAGTTGACTGTCGCGCCGTCGACTGACATCGCGGCGGTCGGCGGGTCACCGGGCTGGCAGACCCGCGCCCGGGAGCAGGAACGTCTCGCGGCGTTGACCCGAGACCCCTCGGCGCCCGAGCATGCCGAGGCCGACGCGGCGCTGGCGGTGGGCCTGGCCCGTAGAGCTGTCGCCGAAGCGGTGCTGGCGGTCTGTCGCGCCCAACAGCTCAGCGGCCGTCACGACACCACGCGCCGTTCGGTCTTTGCCGATCTCGGGCCGCGGTTGCGCGCACTGACCAGCCGTATCGGCACGGAGATCCGACATGTCTGGACCAGTCGCCCGATCCTGCTGCGATTGGTCATCACCTTGGCGATCGCTCTGAGCCTGGTGGTCTTCTACCACTTCACCGGAGTGGCCCGCTACGACGACGCCGGCCGGCTGACGCTGTATCTGTTCTCGGCCGTGGTCGGCAGCGTGGTGTGCACCAATGCACTCTGCTTCGAGGCGAACCGGGTACGAGCACAGCTGGGCAGCGGAGAACGGTTGTGGCGCATCCTGATTGCGAAGAACCTGGCGATGGCGGTCATGGTCACGCTGGCCGCTCTGCCGGTGATCGTGGTGCTGACGGTGGCCGACGGGGGCAACCCGGTGGCGCTGATCGACCAACTGGTCACCATGGTGTTCATCTGGCTGGGTGTGGGCAACGTGCTGTCGGTGGTGTATCCGCTTCGGCACGAACCGATTTCGGCCCGATTGCACGACGGCACCTGGAAGCCGTTCCTGTTCTCGTTCGCAATTTCCTACGGCGTGGGCCTGACGGTGAACCTGATGATCTACTGGCGACTCTGGGCCAGGTACAAGGCTTCCGAAGAGATCGCAGGCGGCGCCTGGGCGGCGTTCGCGCTGGTGCTGATCAGTGCCGTCACCATGTGGATCCTCCTGACGGTGTTCGCTGTGGCGTGCAGTCGTGAACCGCGCCTGCGACGGGTGCTGTCGCGGGAGATGATCGTCTATCGCAAGGGCTGAACCTTGCGGACCGACAGGCACATCAGCGCGGCCACCACACACAGTCCCGCGGCCAGGTAGAACGCCAGGTCGTACTCGCCCTGTAGGTCCCGGATCCAGCCGGCGCCGGCGGCGGCCACTGCTGCTCCCAATTGGTGTGAGGCGAAGACCCAGCCGAACACGATCGGAGCCTTGGTACCGAAGTAATTGCGGCACAGGGCGATTGTCGGCGGCACGGTGGCCACCCAGTCCAGCCCGTAGAAGACGATGAACACCCAGGTGCCGGCTTCGGCGTGGGGGGAGAGCAGCGCCGGCAGCGCCACCAACGACAAACCGCGACCCAGGTAGTAGATGACCAGCAGCACCCGCGGATCCACCCGGTCGGTGAGCCAGCCCGAGAAGACCGTGCCCGCGACGTCCAGGACGCCGACGACGGCCAGCAGTCCGGCGGCCACCGTGGTCGGCATGCCGTGGTCGTTGGCGGCGGGGATGAAGTGGGTGCCGATCAGACCGTTGGTGGTCATGCCGCAGATCGCGAAACTTCCTGCCAGCAACCAGAACGCCGGCACCCTTGCCCCGAGGACCAGTCCCGAGAACGCGGCACCGAAACTGCTGCCCGGTGGCTTGGGGGTGTCGACGGTCTCGGTGGCGCCGTAGGGCAGTAAGCCCACGTCCCGCGGCCAGTTCCGCATGAACACCAACACCAGCGGCACCACCGCCAGAGCGGCCGCGGCGACGATGATCGACGCCCAGCGCCAACCGTGTGCTGTGGTGACGGCGGCGACGACGGGCAGGAAGATCAACTGGCCCGTGGCACTGGCCGCGGTCAGCACCCCGGTGACCAAGCCACGTTGTGCCTCGAACCAGCGGGTCGCGATGGTCGCGACGAATCCCATCGAGATGGCGCCGGTGCCCGTGCCGACCAGCACACCCCACAGCAGCACCAGCTGCCAGCTGGCCGTCATGGTCACGCTCAGTGCGCTGCCGGTGGCGATCAGGCCCAGCGCGGCGGCCAGCACCGGGCGGATGCCGAACCGGTCCATCAGCGCGGCCGCGAAGGGAGCCGTCAACCCGAACAGCGTCATGTTCACCGACATCGCCAGTCCGACGGTGCCGTGCGACCAACCGAACTCGTGGTGCAGCGGGTTCATCATCACGCCGGGTACGGAACGGAAGCCGGCGGCGCCCAGCAGTGCCACAAAGCTGACGGCGGCCACCACCCATGCCCAGTGCAGGCGGGTCTGTGGGGCGCGGGTAACGGTCACCGAACGACTATCGCGGACGTCGGCACGGGTGACTAGTGGCAAGAATGCCGATATTCGTCAAAAACGTGCCATCATCGGGGTCATGCACCGCGTTGTCGTGTTCCTTCTCGGCCCCGTCGTGGGATTCGACGCGACCATCGCGCCGCTGCTGTTCGGAGCGGCCGTCGACGCCAATGGTGACCCGCTCTACGACGTCGTGACCTGCGGTGTCACCGCTGATCCGGTGCCGTCCACCAATGGTTTCGCCATGGTTCCGCAGGCCGGGGCGCACGCGCTGAGCAGTGCCGACACCGTGGTTGTGCCCGGCACGCGATACGCCCCGGCTCGCCTTCGCGGGGTCCTTGAGCCCGAGGTCACGGCTGCGCTGGCCACGATCAAACCGGGCGCTCGCATCGTGTCCATCTGCACCGGCGCCTTTGTGCTGGCAGCAGCCGGTCTGCTGGACGATCGTCCGGCCACCACGCACTGGCGGTTCGCCGAGGACATGCGCGCGCTGCATCCGCGGGTGCAGCTGGACGAGAACGTACTGTTCGTCGACGACGGCGACCTGCTGACCTCGGCCGGGTTGGCCGCAGGGGTGGACTTGTGCCTGCACCTGATCCGCCGCGACCACGGCGCGCAGGTGGCCAACGCCGTGGCCCGCTACTGCGTGGTGCCGCCGTGGCGAGAGGGTGGTCAGGCGCAGTTCATCGACCGGCATCTCCCCGACGAGGACTCGGCGTCCACGGCTGCTGCGCGCGCGTGGGCCGTACAGAACCTGCGGGAGTCGCTGAGCATCGAGCAGTTGGCCCGTCACGCCGGGATGAGCCCGCGCACCTTCATCCGCCGGTTCCGCGAGGAGACGGGAGAGTCCCCGGGCGCGTGGGTACGGGCTCGTCGGCTGGACCGCGCGCGAGAGATGTTGGAGCAGCACGACTTATCCGTTGACGAGGTCGCCCGGCAGGCCGGCCTGGGCACTGGTGCGAATCTGCGGCATCACCTGCGCCGCGGCCTGGGCATGTCACCGTCGAGCTACCGCAAGGTGTTCCAGGGCCGCTGACCTGAGCCGGGCGACGACGGAGCCCGGGTCGCCCAGAAGTGACGCGCGTTCACCCGATGGCGGAATTCGAGCCCAGTCTCCGCCCCTGAGTGACTGGGTGTCACTGTGGGAATCCTCGGCCCCCTGGGCCGTCGATCAACCTAGGCGAACAGCGGTGGGTTCAGCCGGGCGATGCCCTCCTGCCGGAAGTACGGAAAGTAGGGATAGGGAGCGTCTTTGACGCTGACCGCATCGAGGCGCGCGATCTGCTGCTCGTCGAGCTCCCAGCCGACAGCGCCGAGGTTGTCGCGCAACTGTTCGGCGTTGCGGGCGCCGACGATCACCGACGACACGGTAGGCCGTCGCAGCAGCCAGTTCAGCGCGACCTGTGGAACGGTCTTGCCGGTCTCGCCGGCGATGGCCTCCAGTTCGTCTACGACGTCGTAGAGCATCTCGTCGTCGACCGGAGGCCCGGCGTCGGCCGTTGTGTGCAGACGGGTGCGCTCAGGAAGAGGGGCACCGCGGCGGATCTTGCCGGTCAGTCTGCCCCAACCGAGCGGGCTCCAGACCAGTGCGCCGACGCCCTCGTCGAGGCCGAGTGGCATCAACTCCCACTCGTAGTCGCGGCCGAGCAGTGAGTAGTAGACCTGGTGGGCGACGTAGCGGGTGCGGTGTGCCGCATCGGAGTACGCCAGTGACTTGGCCAGCTGCCAGCCGCTGAAGTTGGACACACCGGTGTAGCGGACCTTGCCTTGGGCGACAAGGCCATCCAGGGTGTCGAGCACTTCGTCGATGGGGGTGTGTGCGTCGTAGGCGTGCAGTTGGAACAGGTCGATCCGATCGGTCTGCAGCCGGGTCAGTGCGGCGTCCACTCCAGAGATCAGCCGCGATCTGGACGTTCCCCAGTCGCCGGGACCCTCGCCCATCGGCAGGCCGGCCTTGGTGGAGATCAGCACGCGGTCGCGGCGGCCTTGCAGCGCGGCGCCCAGGACTTCTTCGGACGCGCCGTCGGAGTAGACGTCGGCGGTGTCGAACAGGGTGATCCCGGCATCCAGGCACAGGTCCACCATGGTTCGAGCCTCGTTCACGCCGGTGTCGCCCCAGGCTTTGAAGAAATCGCCCGATCCTCCGAATGTGGCTGCGCCGAAGCTCAATTCGGATACCACCAGGCCGGAGTTGCCTACGTGTCGATATTCCATCCATCCACTCCTTAACGGGACTTCAGTCTCTTTAGTCAAGGTAGCACACTAATGAAACTGGAGTCCCGTTAAGATGATGCTGTGTCAACACGTCCCGGCGGCCGCACCGCCGCAGTACGCGATGCCGTGCTGCGCGCCACGGGCGACCTGCTCGTGGACAACGGGTTGTCGGGTGTGGAGCTCAGTGCCGTCGCCGAACTTGCCGGCGTCGGGAAGTCCACCGTGTACCGGCGGTGGGGGACCGTGCCGGCCCTGGTGGCCGACCTGCTGGCCGACATGGCGGACACGTCGACACCTCGTTCGCACACCGGCACTCTGCGAGGTGACCTGCTGACCAGTGCCCACCTGATCCGACGTACGTTCGCCGACCCGCGGCAGGGGCCGCTGTTCAAGGCGATCATCGCCGCGGCCACCTGCAACGCCGACACCGCGGAGGCGTTGGCGAACTTCTACGACACCCGGTTGCGGGAACTGTCGCCGATGGTGGCTGACGCCGTGGCCCGCGGAGACGCCCCGGAGGGCACCGACGGCGCCGAGGTCATCCGCTACGTCTCGGCGCCGTTGTACTACCAGTTCCTCACCACCACAACACGATTGACGCGAGCTGATGCCGACCGCAGCGTCGCCGCCGCCATGGCCGCTGTGAAAGCGGGGGTGTTCGTGCGCCGCGCACCCTAGGACTCCGGAGGTCGGCCGGCTCTGCCCGCCCTCTAGGATCCCAGCATGGCGCTCATCGTCACCGTTGCCGGTCGAACACCACAGCTGCATCCAGATTCGTGGGCGGCACCGAACGCGAGCATCGTCGGCAACGTCACAATCGCAGCGCAAGCGAGCATCTGGTACTCCGCGACGCTGCGCGCCGAAAACGAGTCCATCGAGATCGGCCTCGGCAGCAACATCCAGGACGGCGCCTGCGTGCACGTCGACCCCGACTTCCCCTGTGTTGTCGGCACGGGCGTCAGCGTCGGGCACAACGTGGTGCTGCATGGCTGCACCATCGAGGACCATGCCCTCGTCGGGATGGGCGCCATCGTGCTCAACGGAGCTGTCGTTGGCGGCGAATCCATCATCGGCGCCGGGGCGGTGGTTCGGCAGGGCATGGTGATCCCGAAACGCTCATTGGTGACCGGCGTGCCCGGACGGGTGGTGCGTGAGCTCACCGACGCCGAGATTGCCGGCAACCGGCATGCCGCCGCCCAGTACCAGCAACGTATCGACGTCTACCGGGACGCAGAGGGTGCGACCGCGGCGGGGAGAGCGGCCCGGCCGTAGTGCTGGAGGTCACGGAGGTAACTGCGGGCCTGGCGGGGTAATCACCTACCGTGAAATCGATGCGCATCCTGGTCACCGGAGCCACCGGCTACATCGGATCCCGATTGGTGGCGGCGTTGCTGGCCGAAGGCCACGAGGTCGTCGTCGCCACCCGCAACATCGACAAACTGGCCGCTTTCGGCTGGCGCCACCAGGTCGCGGCCGTCACTCTGGACGCCGACTCGTCAGACTCCGCCGCTCTGGCGCTGGCCGAGGCCGGATCCGTCGACGTCATCTACTACCTGGTGCACGGCATCGGACAGCCCGACTTCCGGGAGCGCGACGTCCGCGCGGCGGCCAATGTGGGGCAGGCCGCCAGCAAGGCTCGCGTCGGCCGCATTGTCTACCTGGGCGGATTCGTGCCCGACGACGACACCCTGTCCGACCATCTGGCCAGTCGCGCCGAGGTGGCCGAGGCGCTCGAGATCGACGGGGGAGCCGAGGTGGTGTGGCTCGGGGCGGCGGTCATCATCGGCGCCGGATCGACGTCGTTCGAAATGGTTCGCTACGTGGGTGACCGGCTTCCGTTGATCCCGTTGCCCTCGTGGGCCGACCACGCCATCGATCCGATCTCGATCAGGGACGTCCTGTACTACTTGCTGGCGGCGGCCGATTCCGATGCGGTACCGGCCGGTGCCTACGACATCACCGGCCCCAACTCCACCACCTACCGGGGTCTGATCGGTGGCTACGTACACGCCGCAGGCAGCCGCCGAGCCGGTCTGCCGCTCAACGGCTGGCACGAGGCGCTGATCCCCAAGGCATTGACGGCGTGGGTGGCCGGCAATGTGGTGCCGGTGCCCACCGGCCTGGCGGTGGATCTGATCGCCTCGCTGGACCACCCCATGACGGCCTCGGGCAGCCTGTTGCGTGACATCGTGCCCGACCCGCCCGAGGGCCTGACCGCCATCGACGACGCGATCGCCGCTTCGGTGGCCTCGCCGCGGCCCAAGCCGGTGGACCTCCTGGCCGACCCCCACCATCTGGCTGACAGCGACGCCACGTGGGCCGGAGGTGATCGCTTGCGGCTTCGCCGGGTGCTCGGCGGCCTGCCTCCCGAGATCGCCCGGCCGGCTCTGTCGCTGGTCTCGTTGGTGCCGAAACCCCTTGCGGCTGTCGCGCGCACCGGTTTGGATCTGATGGTGGAGCTGATGCCGAGGACAGGACCCGCATGACCGCCGCCACCAGCCTGCGTGACGACATTCGCAGCGTGCTCACGAGTGTGGCTGCGCCACACGAGGAATCGCCTGCGGTGGTGCGCAAGCGGCGCATCATCGTCGCGGTGGTGCTGGTGCTCGGCGCGGTGACACTGGCGTTGTCACTGAACCAGACTCCGGGTGACCCGACGTTCTACTGGCTGACCTTCCTGCTGGCCGCGATCTGGGCCGGGGGAGCATTCGCATCCGGTCCGCTGCACCTGGGCGGGGTCAACTGGCGAGGCCAAGTGCGACGTCCGGTGCTCACCGGGCTCGGCCTCGGTGCGGCCGTCGGCGCGGCATTCGTGGTGGGGGCGCTGATCGCCCGCGAGATCGATCCCATCGCCGAATTCATCACGCGGGTGCTGGTTTTCGCCAACCAGGGCGCACTGTGGCTGGTTGTTGTGATCACCCTGGTGAACGGAGTCGCCGAGGAACTGTTCTTCCGCGGCTCGCTGTACACCGCGCTCGGAGGCCGGGCACCGGTGGTGATCTCGACCGTCATGTACATCATCGCGACCTCCGCCAGCGGCAACCCGATGCTGGGCTTCGCGGCGATCATCCTGGGGACGGTGTGCGCGCTGGAACGCCGCGCCACCGGCGGAGTGCTGGCGCCGATGCTGACCCATCTGGTGTGGGGGCTGATCATGGTGCTGGCTCTGCCGCCCCTGTTCGGGGTCTGAGGACGGCAGAGTCAGTCCAGCGGGTGCGCGATCTCGTCGTGGCGCATCCCGGCCGTCCACCACGCGATGGACGCGACGATGACGGGAGCCACCCCGGCCACCAGGAAGATCAGTTCCATCGAGATCACCTTCGACAGCGGGCCCGCCAGCGCCATCGACACCGGCATGAACGCCAGCGACACGAAGAAGTCCAGGCTCGACACCCGGCCCAGCATCGCCGACGGAACCCGGCGCTGCAGCAGCGTGCCCCAGATGACCATGCCGATGCCGTCGGTCACGCCGACGACGAAGGTGGCCACCATCATCAGCGTGAACGAGTGCGTCCACCCCACGATCACCAGCGGTAACGAACCGACGCCCCACACCAGCATCGTCACCGTCAGATAGCGCCGCGGCAGCCGGCCCGAGGACACCCCGATGGCGCCGAGGGCGCTACCGACGCCGAAGGCCGCCAGCACGAACCCGTACATCTGCGCACCGTGTTCGAACCGTGCCTCGGTGATGAACGGCAGCAACACCTCGAGTGGGCCGATGACGAACAACACGAACATGCTGGCGAACAACAGCGTCGCCAACAGCCACGGCGTGGCGATCATGAACACGAACCCGTCGCGCAGATCTGCCAGCGGATGTGTCCTGACCGTAGGTGCGGACATCGGAACACCCCGGGTGAAGAACAACAATCCCAAGGCGACGGCCAACACCAGCGCGACGATGACCGCGCCCAAGGTGGGAAACGTCGCGCCGATCAGCAGACCCGCGGCTGCCGGGCCCACGGCCCGCTGCAGCACCGGCCGCATCACGCCTTCGACACCGTTGGCTGCCAGCAGCTGGTCTGCCGGCAGGATCCTGGGCAGGTAGGCGCTGTAGGCCGGGAAGAAGAACGCCGCCGCGGCACCGAGCAATGCCGCCGCGACGGCCATGTGCCACACCTGCAGCAGATCCATCAGACCCAGCACCGCCACCGAAGCGACTGCGATCAGATTGACCACCTGCACGGCAATGATGATGGTGCGCTGGGGAATTCGATCCGCAGCGATACCGCCGACGAGGACAAACGCCACCAGGGTTGCGCCCAGGCAGGCCGCCACGAACGACAGGGCGGCGGGGTCGGGATTCAACGCGATGACCTGTAGCGCCATCACCACCGCCCACATGCCTTCGGCCAGGATGGTCAGCGACACCGCTGCGATCAGCAGGCGGTACTCGCGGATTCGGAAGGGTGCGAGCACACGCCAACCAGTAGGTGCCTGCTGCACCTCCGGCAGATGGTCGGCCTCGATACCCATGCCTCGATGGTCCCCGACCGGCCACCAAGCCGTCCAACGATTTTCGGGCGGCCTCAGGTGTCGGTGAAGGTAGGGGTGCGGCGCTCCTGGAACGCCTTGACGCCTTCTCTGAAGTCGGACGCGTGCAGTAGCGCGATCTGCCCTTCGGTCTCGAGGCCCAGCGCCGGTTCGAGCTCGGTCAAAGTGGCGGCGTTGACGGCGCGCTTGGTCAAGGCCTGCGACACCACGGGGCCGACACCGAGCTGGGCGATCACTGCGGCCACCTCGGCGTCGAACTGGTCGGCCGGGTAGACGTTGCTCACCAGGCCCCAGGCCAGGGCGTCCGCGGCGGAGATCCGTTCGGCCAGCAGGGCCATCCGCATGGCGCGGGCCCGGCCGACCGAGGCGGCAACCAGAGCCGAAGCGCCGCCGTCGGGCATCAGTCCGATCTTGGTGAACGCCAACATGAAGAACGCCTTGTCGCTGGCCAGCACCAGGTCGCCGGCCAATGCCAGCGACACCCCGACACCGGCGGCAGGCCCCTGCACCACGGACACCACCGGTCGCGGCAGGTTCACGATCGATCGGATGGCCCGGTTGGCCAGGTACAGGACGTCGACGGGATCGCCACCGGACTCAATGCTGCCTGCGTCGTCGGCGCCGATGCCGGCCCCGGAACTGAAGCCGCGACCGGCGCCACCCAGCCGGGCGACCTTGACGCCGGGGTCGTCGGCGGCGGCCTCGAAGGTGTCTGCGATACCGGCGAGCACGGCTGCGTTCAGAGAGTTCAGGCTGTCGGGCCGGTTGATGGTCACCGACAGCACGCCATCGGTGAGATCGACGAGCAACCCGTCGACAGCGGAAGTCGTGGTCATGATCACACTGTAAAGGCGGCCCCACCTATCGGTTGGTTGGGAGCTGTTGACAAGATGCAGGGACAGGACAGTCACACGAAGGGCGGAACACCGTGGCCGGACCATTACAAGGACTCCGAGTCGTCGAACTGGCCGGGATCGGGCCTGGCCCCCACGCCGCGATGATTCTCGGCGACCTGGGTGCAGACGTCGTTCGAGTGGACCGGCCCGGCAAAAAGAGCAGCGCCACCAGCCCGGACGCCACACTGCGCAACCGCCGCTCGGTGACTGCCGACCTGAAGTCCGACGAGGGCCGCGAGCTGCTGCTGAAACTGATCGCCAAGGCCGACGTGCTGATCGAGGGCTTCCGCCCCGGGGTCACCGAACGCCTGGGTCTGGGCCCGGAGGATTGCGCCCAGGTCAACGAGCGGCTGGTGTATGCGCGGATGACGGGCTGGGGTCAGACCGGTCCGCGGGCGCTGCAGGCCGGCCACGACATCAACTACATCTCGCTCAACGGCGTGCTGCATGCCATCGGCCGGGCCGAGGAGCGGCCGGTGCCGCCGCTGAACCTGGTCGGCGACTTCGGTGGTGGCTCGATGTTTCTGCTGCTGGGCATCCTCTCGGCGCTGTGGGAGCGCCAGACCTCGGGCAAGGGCCAGGTGGTGGACGCGGCCATGGTCGACGGGTCCAGCGTGCTCGCCCAGATGATGTGGGCGTTTCGCGCTTCCGGAATGTGGTCCGATGTGCGCGGCACCAACATGCTCGACACCGGTGCCCCGTACTACGACACCTACGAGACCTCCGATGGCCGTTATGTCGCCGTCGGTGCCATCGAGCCGCAGTTCTATGCGGCCATGCTCTCGGGACTGGAACTCGACCCGGCCGAGCTGCCCGAGCAGAACGACATCACCCGCTGGCCGGAGCTCAAGGCGATCTTCACCGACACCTTCCTGCGGCACGATCGCGACCATTGGGCGAAGGTGTTCGCCGGCACCGATGCGTGTGTGACTCCGGTGTTGTCGTTCGCCGAGGTGCTCGACGAACCCCACATCGCCGAACGCGACACCTTCTACGACGCCGGGCCCAGCGGGCTGCAGCCTGCGCCGGCGCCGCGGTTCTCTCGCAGCGTGCCCGAGGTCCCCACTCCGCCACGTGTGCCGGGGGAGGACAACGACGCGGTGCTCAGGGACTGGACGTAACCCCGCCCACCAGCTAGAAAAGATTCAACCAACCAGTAGGTCGGCAGAGCCGATCGGGAAGGAACATCGCCAGTGGAGATCAAGGATTCGGTAGCAGTCATCACCGGAGGCGCATCCGGCCTCGGCCTGGCCACCGCCAAGCGCCTGCTGGACCGTGGCGCATCGGTTGTGGTCATCGATCTCAAGGGGAAGAGGCGGTGGCCGAACTGGGCCCCCGCGCTCGCTTTGCCCAGGCCGATGTCACAGACCCGGAGTCGGTCAGCGCCGCACTCGACATCGCTGAAGGACTTGGTCCGCTGCGCATCAACGTCAACTGTGCAGGCATCGGCAACGCCATCAAGACCCTCGGCAAGGATGGGCCGTTTCCCCT
Coding sequences within:
- a CDS encoding fasciclin domain-containing protein, translated to MTTRTKSLGLAAAVTAIALSIPTAVNAFAEPTPTPKPTPPPFGALSTNAPEPQGPECGTYKETLPSGSFAGTSALTASAAIASIPELSTFSQAISGQVNPAVNLAGVLDNGPYNVFAPTNEAFAKMEPGELELLKSNPEELTSVLYYHMALGYLGPDIIKGKLTSQQGSQLTVTGSGGDIKVDDVAKVVCGGITAQSAKIYMIDTVLNPAESLPGTATTTTSPTETATSPTETSSTETTEPAPVPTESLPAEATATTVPVAPA
- a CDS encoding aldo/keto reductase, coding for MEYRHVGNSGLVVSELSFGAATFGGSGDFFKAWGDTGVNEARTMVDLCLDAGITLFDTADVYSDGASEEVLGAALQGRRDRVLISTKAGLPMGEGPGDWGTSRSRLISGVDAALTRLQTDRIDLFQLHAYDAHTPIDEVLDTLDGLVAQGKVRYTGVSNFSGWQLAKSLAYSDAAHRTRYVAHQVYYSLLGRDYEWELMPLGLDEGVGALVWSPLGWGRLTGKIRRGAPLPERTRLHTTADAGPPVDDEMLYDVVDELEAIAGETGKTVPQVALNWLLRRPTVSSVIVGARNAEQLRDNLGAVGWELDEQQIARLDAVSVKDAPYPYFPYFRQEGIARLNPPLFA
- a CDS encoding NAD(P)H-binding protein, whose translation is MKSMRILVTGATGYIGSRLVAALLAEGHEVVVATRNIDKLAAFGWRHQVAAVTLDADSSDSAALALAEAGSVDVIYYLVHGIGQPDFRERDVRAAANVGQAASKARVGRIVYLGGFVPDDDTLSDHLASRAEVAEALEIDGGAEVVWLGAAVIIGAGSTSFEMVRYVGDRLPLIPLPSWADHAIDPISIRDVLYYLLAAADSDAVPAGAYDITGPNSTTYRGLIGGYVHAAGSRRAGLPLNGWHEALIPKALTAWVAGNVVPVPTGLAVDLIASLDHPMTASGSLLRDIVPDPPEGLTAIDDAIAASVASPRPKPVDLLADPHHLADSDATWAGGDRLRLRRVLGGLPPEIARPALSLVSLVPKPLAAVARTGLDLMVELMPRTGPA
- a CDS encoding MFS transporter — protein: MTVTRAPQTRLHWAWVVAAVSFVALLGAAGFRSVPGVMMNPLHHEFGWSHGTVGLAMSVNMTLFGLTAPFAAALMDRFGIRPVLAAALGLIATGSALSVTMTASWQLVLLWGVLVGTGTGAISMGFVATIATRWFEAQRGLVTGVLTAASATGQLIFLPVVAAVTTAHGWRWASIIVAAAALAVVPLVLVFMRNWPRDVGLLPYGATETVDTPKPPGSSFGAAFSGLVLGARVPAFWLLAGSFAICGMTTNGLIGTHFIPAANDHGMPTTVAAGLLAVVGVLDVAGTVFSGWLTDRVDPRVLLVIYYLGRGLSLVALPALLSPHAEAGTWVFIVFYGLDWVATVPPTIALCRNYFGTKAPIVFGWVFASHQLGAAVAAAGAGWIRDLQGEYDLAFYLAAGLCVVAALMCLSVRKVQPLR
- a CDS encoding CPBP family intramembrane glutamic endopeptidase; this translates as MTAATSLRDDIRSVLTSVAAPHEESPAVVRKRRIIVAVVLVLGAVTLALSLNQTPGDPTFYWLTFLLAAIWAGGAFASGPLHLGGVNWRGQVRRPVLTGLGLGAAVGAAFVVGALIAREIDPIAEFITRVLVFANQGALWLVVVITLVNGVAEELFFRGSLYTALGGRAPVVISTVMYIIATSASGNPMLGFAAIILGTVCALERRATGGVLAPMLTHLVWGLIMVLALPPLFGV
- a CDS encoding gamma carbonic anhydrase family protein gives rise to the protein MALIVTVAGRTPQLHPDSWAAPNASIVGNVTIAAQASIWYSATLRAENESIEIGLGSNIQDGACVHVDPDFPCVVGTGVSVGHNVVLHGCTIEDHALVGMGAIVLNGAVVGGESIIGAGAVVRQGMVIPKRSLVTGVPGRVVRELTDAEIAGNRHAAAQYQQRIDVYRDAEGATAAGRAARP
- a CDS encoding TetR/AcrR family transcriptional regulator; amino-acid sequence: MSTRPGGRTAAVRDAVLRATGDLLVDNGLSGVELSAVAELAGVGKSTVYRRWGTVPALVADLLADMADTSTPRSHTGTLRGDLLTSAHLIRRTFADPRQGPLFKAIIAAATCNADTAEALANFYDTRLRELSPMVADAVARGDAPEGTDGAEVIRYVSAPLYYQFLTTTTRLTRADADRSVAAAMAAVKAGVFVRRAP
- a CDS encoding GlxA family transcriptional regulator is translated as MHRVVVFLLGPVVGFDATIAPLLFGAAVDANGDPLYDVVTCGVTADPVPSTNGFAMVPQAGAHALSSADTVVVPGTRYAPARLRGVLEPEVTAALATIKPGARIVSICTGAFVLAAAGLLDDRPATTHWRFAEDMRALHPRVQLDENVLFVDDGDLLTSAGLAAGVDLCLHLIRRDHGAQVANAVARYCVVPPWREGGQAQFIDRHLPDEDSASTAAARAWAVQNLRESLSIEQLARHAGMSPRTFIRRFREETGESPGAWVRARRLDRAREMLEQHDLSVDEVARQAGLGTGANLRHHLRRGLGMSPSSYRKVFQGR
- a CDS encoding ABC transporter permease codes for the protein MSAHPNSAVDELRELAQLLTQVDAASAAAAWSDEGALQRLAAVAATELTVAPSTDIAAVGGSPGWQTRAREQERLAALTRDPSAPEHAEADAALAVGLARRAVAEAVLAVCRAQQLSGRHDTTRRSVFADLGPRLRALTSRIGTEIRHVWTSRPILLRLVITLAIALSLVVFYHFTGVARYDDAGRLTLYLFSAVVGSVVCTNALCFEANRVRAQLGSGERLWRILIAKNLAMAVMVTLAALPVIVVLTVADGGNPVALIDQLVTMVFIWLGVGNVLSVVYPLRHEPISARLHDGTWKPFLFSFAISYGVGLTVNLMIYWRLWARYKASEEIAGGAWAAFALVLISAVTMWILLTVFAVACSREPRLRRVLSREMIVYRKG